The proteins below are encoded in one region of Ephemeroptericola cinctiostellae:
- the metE gene encoding 5-methyltetrahydropteroyltriglutamate--homocysteine S-methyltransferase, translating into MTISSHILGFPRIGAQRELKFALESFWRGDSDVSALQNVAHTIKTKNWQTQIDAHLTHVTVGDFAFYDQMLNQSLMLGCIPKRFGFDASHITLAQTFDLARGNAAQPAMEMTKWFDTNYHYLVPELAQDIQFKVNVDAILSDIDAVRALGGEAKPVIIGPLTYLWLAKIHGQNFNKLDLLPTLTQAYADILKAFKARQVTWVQIDEPILSLDLPGFWLNAFDTVYGELNTVGCKVLLTTYFEDVSAHIARINKLPVQGVHIDGARAPQQIAAWVDHLPADKVLSIGIIDGRNIWRADASALIGQLQSAKASLGDRLWVGTSCSLLHTPVSLEFESKLDPEIRNWLAFATEKVTEIGVITRALNEGNGAVTSELAQSDAAQYARRNSKRVTSDFVRNRLASVTTAMSTRVTPFAQRIKKQQAHLNLPLFPTTSIGSFPQTTEIRQLRAAHKRGEIGALDYLERIREHIKLAVEEQEKLDIDVLVHGEAERNDMVEFFGEHLWGYVFTANGWVQSYGSRCVKPPVIYGDIYRPEPMTVDTTRYAQSLTNKPMKGMLTGPITMLQWSFVRDDQPRELTALQLALAIRDEVQDLETAGITVIQIDEPALREGLPLKRRDWAVYLEWAVRAFRLSSAGVADTTQIHTHMCYSEFNDILPNIAAMDADVITIETSRSNMKLLKGFGDFNYPNDIGPGVYDIHSPRVPSVDAMTFLLERACEVIPAERLWVNPDCGLKTRGWEETRAALSHMVSAAKIMRKKVKAEQLADAEV; encoded by the coding sequence ATGACCATCAGCAGCCACATCCTCGGCTTTCCACGCATCGGCGCACAGCGCGAATTGAAATTTGCCCTAGAATCATTCTGGCGCGGCGACAGCGACGTCTCAGCCTTACAAAACGTTGCCCACACCATTAAAACAAAAAATTGGCAAACCCAAATCGATGCACACTTGACCCATGTCACTGTCGGCGACTTTGCATTTTACGATCAAATGCTCAATCAAAGTCTGATGCTTGGCTGCATTCCCAAGCGCTTTGGCTTTGATGCCAGTCACATCACACTGGCACAGACATTCGATTTGGCTCGCGGCAACGCAGCGCAACCCGCCATGGAAATGACCAAATGGTTTGACACCAACTACCACTACCTCGTACCAGAGTTGGCCCAAGACATTCAATTCAAAGTCAACGTGGATGCCATTTTGAGCGATATTGATGCTGTTCGCGCTTTGGGCGGCGAAGCCAAACCCGTCATCATCGGGCCACTGACCTATTTGTGGTTGGCCAAAATACACGGTCAAAACTTCAACAAGCTTGATTTGTTGCCCACATTGACTCAAGCTTATGCCGATATTTTGAAAGCATTCAAAGCACGCCAAGTCACTTGGGTGCAAATCGACGAGCCCATTTTAAGCTTGGACTTACCTGGCTTTTGGCTCAATGCATTTGACACCGTATATGGTGAATTAAACACGGTGGGCTGCAAAGTATTGCTCACCACATATTTTGAAGATGTGTCTGCCCACATTGCTCGCATCAATAAGCTACCCGTTCAAGGGGTGCACATCGATGGCGCACGCGCGCCCCAGCAAATCGCCGCATGGGTGGATCACTTACCAGCAGACAAAGTGTTGTCAATTGGCATCATCGATGGTCGCAACATTTGGCGCGCCGATGCCAGCGCCCTGATTGGCCAACTGCAAAGCGCCAAAGCCAGTTTAGGCGACCGCCTTTGGGTCGGGACATCGTGCTCATTGTTGCATACCCCCGTATCGCTCGAATTTGAGAGCAAACTCGATCCAGAAATTCGCAACTGGTTGGCTTTCGCCACCGAAAAAGTGACTGAAATCGGTGTCATCACCCGTGCATTGAATGAAGGCAATGGCGCAGTGACAAGTGAACTCGCACAATCTGATGCCGCACAATACGCGCGCCGCAACTCAAAACGCGTCACCAGCGACTTTGTGCGCAACCGTTTGGCCAGCGTCACCACCGCCATGAGCACTCGCGTCACACCTTTTGCGCAACGCATTAAAAAACAACAAGCGCACTTGAATTTGCCATTGTTCCCAACCACCAGCATCGGCTCATTTCCACAAACCACGGAAATTCGTCAACTGCGTGCAGCTCACAAACGGGGTGAAATCGGCGCACTCGACTACCTCGAACGCATCCGCGAACACATCAAACTCGCCGTTGAAGAGCAAGAAAAACTTGACATCGACGTGCTCGTTCACGGCGAAGCTGAACGCAATGACATGGTTGAATTTTTTGGCGAACACCTGTGGGGTTACGTGTTCACCGCCAACGGCTGGGTACAAAGTTACGGCTCACGTTGTGTGAAACCACCCGTCATCTACGGCGACATTTATCGCCCAGAACCCATGACCGTGGACACCACACGCTATGCCCAATCGCTCACCAACAAACCCATGAAAGGCATGCTCACTGGCCCCATCACCATGCTGCAATGGTCTTTCGTTCGTGACGACCAACCGCGTGAATTGACAGCACTGCAACTTGCGTTAGCGATTCGCGACGAAGTGCAAGACCTCGAAACGGCAGGCATCACGGTCATTCAAATCGATGAGCCCGCATTGCGCGAAGGCCTGCCGCTCAAACGCCGCGACTGGGCGGTTTACCTCGAATGGGCCGTGCGTGCATTCCGCCTGTCGTCTGCGGGCGTGGCTGACACCACACAAATCCACACGCACATGTGCTATTCAGAATTCAATGATATTTTACCGAACATCGCCGCCATGGATGCAGACGTCATCACCATTGAAACCTCGCGCTCAAACATGAAACTGCTCAAAGGCTTTGGCGACTTCAACTACCCGAATGACATCGGCCCTGGGGTGTACGACATCCACTCGCCCCGCGTCCCATCCGTTGATGCCATGACCTTTTTACTCGAACGCGCCTGTGAAGTCATCCCTGCTGAGCGACTTTGGGTCAATCCTGACTGCGGTTTAAAAACACGCGGCTGGGAAGAAACACGCGCCGCATTGAGTCACATGGTCTCCGCAGCAAAAATCATGCGTAAAAAAGTAAAAGCTGAACAACTGGCTGACGCTGAGGTATAA
- a CDS encoding LysR family transcriptional regulator, giving the protein MLDIRHFRSLVAIAESGKITDAAKRVYLTQSALSHQIKALESHYGLALFERGRGGLRFTAAGERLLVLSRDVLSQVNTAERDIARLKADTRGQLRIVLECHTCFDWLMPVMDEFRRRWPEVEVDLVAGFHELPLLLIDENKAEMVIGSLPERLEETRHLHVAPLFEFEILALIANEHPLRSKRMVAAEDFIDETLITYPVPEERIDFIREILTPAGVKLERRTAELTVAILQLVASRRGVAALPSWGVKNYIDHDYVLGKRIGKKGLWSQLYAMTPKHLAETTYVQDFVGIIRDVCAAQLEGIKLL; this is encoded by the coding sequence ATGCTTGATATTCGCCATTTTCGTTCTCTCGTCGCCATTGCTGAATCAGGCAAAATCACAGATGCCGCCAAGCGTGTGTATTTAACCCAATCCGCGTTGTCACATCAAATCAAGGCGCTGGAGTCGCATTATGGGTTGGCTTTGTTTGAGCGAGGCCGAGGTGGTTTACGCTTCACCGCTGCGGGTGAGCGTTTGTTGGTGTTGTCACGTGATGTGTTGAGTCAAGTCAACACGGCAGAGCGGGACATCGCTCGCCTTAAAGCCGATACGCGCGGGCAGCTGCGCATCGTGTTGGAATGCCACACTTGCTTTGATTGGTTGATGCCCGTGATGGATGAGTTTCGCCGCCGCTGGCCTGAAGTGGAAGTCGACTTGGTGGCGGGTTTTCATGAGCTTCCGTTGTTGTTGATTGATGAAAATAAAGCCGAAATGGTGATTGGGTCATTGCCTGAGCGCCTTGAAGAAACCCGTCATCTGCACGTTGCCCCTTTGTTTGAATTTGAAATTTTGGCGTTGATTGCGAATGAGCATCCTTTGCGCAGCAAACGCATGGTTGCAGCAGAGGATTTTATCGATGAAACGCTCATTACCTACCCTGTGCCTGAGGAGCGGATTGATTTTATTCGTGAAATTTTAACGCCAGCAGGGGTTAAGCTGGAGCGGCGCACTGCGGAGCTGACGGTGGCGATTTTGCAATTGGTGGCCAGTCGGCGTGGGGTGGCGGCGTTGCCAAGTTGGGGCGTGAAAAATTACATCGACCATGATTATGTGTTGGGCAAGCGAATCGGCAAAAAAGGTTTGTGGAGTCAGTTATACGCCATGACGCCCAAACATTTGGCTGAAACGACGTATGTGCAAGATTTTGTGGGGATCATCCGCGATGTGTGTGCGGCGCAGCTGGAGGGGATTAAACTGTTGTGA
- a CDS encoding YceD family protein — protein MTTENQAPMLRDVFALANNAVTLTGDLPIADLTRMRPELTQTTGALHYTISGHLNEKKYPLLHLQITGELSMVCQRCLEEVTQSIDIDNTLHLVANEADLDSEEDEINAILAGDESPEKIVGSTSFDLLNLLEDEVILSLPQAVTHDVCEKTLPTAAGEKPSPFAVLAKLKS, from the coding sequence ATGACCACAGAAAACCAAGCCCCAATGCTGCGCGATGTGTTCGCCCTCGCCAACAACGCCGTCACATTAACAGGCGATTTACCCATCGCAGATTTAACACGCATGCGCCCCGAGCTCACGCAAACAACAGGTGCTCTGCACTACACCATATCGGGTCATTTGAATGAAAAAAAATACCCGTTATTGCACCTTCAAATCACGGGTGAGTTGAGCATGGTCTGCCAACGTTGTCTAGAAGAGGTGACCCAGTCCATTGACATCGACAACACCTTGCATCTGGTCGCCAACGAAGCCGATCTGGACAGCGAAGAAGATGAAATCAATGCCATCCTCGCAGGCGATGAGTCACCTGAAAAAATCGTGGGCAGCACATCCTTTGACCTACTCAATCTACTGGAAGACGAGGTCATTTTGAGCCTGCCTCAAGCCGTGACGCATGACGTTTGTGAAAAAACATTGCCCACCGCCGCAGGCGAAAAACCATCGCCATTTGCGGTATTGGCGAAACTGAAGTCATAA
- a CDS encoding Maf-like protein produces MSSNNPRLILGSSSKYRQELLSRLHLPFTVASPNIDEAPLIGETPPETALRLSIEKARAIAQLHPDAVIIGADQVATVNGVQLGKAGNHANALKQLQMMRGQTVLFHSALCVFDARTGQHEARNVITKATMRNLPDEQLSAYLHIEQPYDCAGSAKVEALGITLLEKVESDDPTALIGLPLIALTDMLRAIGITFYSTQA; encoded by the coding sequence ATGTCATCCAACAATCCACGCCTTATTTTAGGTTCATCATCCAAGTACCGACAAGAGTTGTTGTCACGTTTGCATTTGCCTTTCACTGTCGCCAGTCCAAACATTGATGAGGCACCATTGATTGGCGAAACGCCGCCTGAAACCGCCCTGCGTTTGTCCATTGAAAAAGCCCGTGCGATTGCACAACTGCACCCCGATGCCGTGATCATCGGGGCAGATCAAGTGGCGACTGTCAATGGTGTTCAGCTGGGTAAAGCTGGCAACCATGCCAACGCCCTTAAACAGCTGCAAATGATGCGAGGGCAAACGGTGTTGTTTCACAGTGCTTTGTGCGTATTTGATGCGCGCACGGGACAGCATGAGGCACGCAATGTCATCACCAAAGCGACCATGCGCAACTTGCCCGACGAACAGTTGTCGGCGTATTTGCACATTGAACAGCCTTACGATTGCGCGGGCAGTGCGAAAGTGGAGGCTTTGGGCATCACTTTGTTAGAAAAAGTGGAATCGGATGATCCAACCGCTTTAATTGGTTTGCCTTTGATCGCGTTGACCGACATGTTGCGTGCCATTGGCATCACTTTTTACTCGACACAGGCATAA
- a CDS encoding SAM-dependent methyltransferase, protein MASLTYGTLYLIPNTLGSHDTLAAVLPAEVQAIAARCTHFVVENPKVARNFLKAVGITTPLQEVSMGELNVNTPDADIKQLLTPLLAGHDVGLVSDAGCPAVADPGARLVAAAHAVGIAVQPLVGPSSILLALMGSGLNGQKFAFHGYLPIDAVQRQAELKKLESESRASQQTQMFIETPYRNMQLLEALCKTLHPQTQLCVGADLTLPTQYILTLSVAEWQKCNKNKTWPDLHKRPTLFLFLA, encoded by the coding sequence ATGGCTTCTCTCACGTATGGTACGTTGTACCTGATTCCCAATACCTTGGGTTCACATGACACTTTGGCGGCCGTATTGCCCGCAGAGGTGCAAGCCATCGCGGCGCGTTGCACACATTTTGTGGTGGAAAATCCTAAAGTTGCACGTAATTTTTTGAAAGCCGTTGGCATCACGACACCGTTGCAAGAGGTGTCGATGGGTGAACTCAATGTCAATACGCCTGATGCCGACATCAAGCAGCTGCTCACGCCCCTGCTGGCTGGGCATGATGTGGGCTTGGTGTCGGATGCGGGTTGTCCCGCTGTCGCCGATCCCGGGGCGCGATTGGTCGCAGCAGCACATGCCGTTGGCATCGCCGTACAGCCATTGGTGGGGCCTTCATCCATACTGCTGGCTTTGATGGGCAGTGGTTTGAATGGGCAAAAATTTGCTTTTCATGGGTATCTGCCCATTGATGCGGTACAACGTCAAGCCGAATTAAAAAAATTGGAGTCCGAGTCACGCGCCTCTCAGCAAACGCAAATGTTCATTGAGACGCCGTACCGCAACATGCAGTTGCTTGAGGCACTGTGCAAGACGCTTCATCCGCAGACTCAATTGTGCGTGGGCGCAGATTTGACTTTGCCAACACAGTATATTTTGACACTGAGTGTGGCTGAGTGGCAAAAATGCAACAAAAACAAGACATGGCCTGATTTGCATAAACGCCCAACGCTGTTCCTGTTCTTGGCCTGA
- a CDS encoding phospholipase D-like domain-containing protein has product MLLRRTLTCLTLIAVGYAMGAYVMAWDALAKSPSLTTQTTASSKANSAAQIKVLFSPNDDVQGEIVSALNAAKKQILVQAYLLTDDSITHALMAAHQRKVDVRVLLDAVRTQQASGSDANALSHAGINVKLENRYENAHNKVIVIDAGLPSAVLLTGSYNFTYTAAKKNAENLLMIRNAPDVVTRYVNNWMAHDKEAIPYVPAP; this is encoded by the coding sequence ATGTTGTTGCGACGCACTCTGACGTGCTTGACCTTGATAGCGGTCGGCTATGCTATGGGTGCGTACGTGATGGCATGGGATGCATTGGCCAAATCGCCCAGTCTCACCACACAAACAACGGCATCCAGTAAAGCCAACAGTGCGGCGCAAATCAAAGTGTTGTTCAGCCCAAACGATGATGTTCAGGGTGAAATTGTCAGCGCCCTCAATGCCGCGAAAAAGCAAATTTTGGTACAAGCTTATTTACTCACCGATGACAGCATCACCCACGCCCTGATGGCCGCCCATCAGCGTAAAGTTGATGTGCGTGTTTTACTTGATGCCGTCCGCACACAACAAGCGTCTGGCTCTGACGCCAACGCTTTATCCCATGCAGGCATCAACGTTAAACTTGAAAACCGCTATGAAAACGCCCACAACAAAGTCATCGTCATCGATGCGGGCTTACCCTCTGCGGTTTTGTTAACAGGCTCATACAATTTCACCTACACCGCGGCCAAAAAAAATGCGGAAAACCTGTTGATGATTCGCAATGCGCCCGATGTGGTCACACGTTATGTCAACAATTGGATGGCGCATGATAAAGAAGCCATTCCCTATGTTCCAGCCCCCTAA
- a CDS encoding RsmB/NOP family class I SAM-dependent RNA methyltransferase, translated as MNDDIKSAKKKSYSKKPSKKERLEQELANKSAQERVAAGGVHIRADGVAVSTAALAARQAALRAAGVNVGISNTDTPSKKTRTTRAQAGLSPTVVRIEAVSPQGDRLAQCLWNAQCLLLDVLKFDVAADKLVSRYLREHRELGPRDRHVVAETVFAVLRQKRVFSHLAQSGGGTLERRLVLLGARGCTTEAGLQAAIAEDEWSWISQVSTVDTRTLPAAVRSNLTDEWFAQLTQAYGETDALALAEALNTAAPLDIRVNTIKSSREAVQVALKNAAFDSETCALAPLGLRLKGKPALQKTDIFTSGAIEVQDEGSQLLTHLLGAKRGEMVADFCAGAGGKTLAIGAMMRNTGRLYAFDTAAHRLAKLKPRLARSGLSNVQAVAIDTETDARVKRLYGKLDRVFIDAPCSGLGTLRRNPDLKWRHGVDSVTRLSGIQANILNSAAKLVKVGGTVVYATCSVLPIENQNVVNAFLAENPNYALVDVTEALAVQNITLPEGAAPAGMLQLLPHLHGTDGFFAACMKRVS; from the coding sequence ATGAACGACGACATTAAATCAGCCAAGAAAAAAAGCTACAGCAAGAAGCCCAGTAAAAAAGAACGTTTAGAACAAGAATTGGCCAACAAATCAGCACAAGAACGTGTGGCAGCGGGTGGCGTACACATTCGTGCCGATGGCGTCGCGGTGAGCACGGCGGCTTTGGCCGCGCGCCAAGCGGCTTTACGTGCAGCAGGTGTCAATGTGGGCATAAGCAACACTGATACACCCTCCAAAAAAACACGCACAACACGTGCACAAGCGGGCTTATCGCCCACGGTTGTGCGCATCGAAGCGGTCAGCCCGCAAGGTGATCGCTTGGCTCAATGCTTGTGGAATGCCCAGTGCTTGTTGCTTGACGTCTTGAAATTTGATGTGGCCGCCGATAAATTGGTGTCACGCTATTTACGTGAGCATCGCGAATTGGGGCCGCGTGACCGCCATGTGGTGGCCGAAACAGTGTTTGCAGTGTTGCGCCAAAAGCGAGTCTTCTCTCATTTGGCACAAAGCGGTGGCGGCACGCTCGAACGCCGCTTGGTACTGCTTGGTGCGCGCGGTTGTACGACTGAGGCGGGCTTACAAGCAGCGATTGCCGAAGACGAATGGTCGTGGATTTCACAAGTTTCAACCGTGGACACCCGCACCTTACCTGCTGCCGTGCGCAGCAATTTGACTGATGAGTGGTTTGCTCAGCTCACGCAAGCTTATGGCGAAACCGATGCATTGGCATTGGCCGAAGCCCTCAACACCGCCGCACCATTGGACATTCGTGTCAATACGATTAAATCGTCGCGTGAAGCGGTGCAGGTGGCATTGAAAAACGCCGCATTTGACAGCGAAACCTGTGCACTCGCCCCACTCGGCTTGCGTTTAAAAGGCAAACCCGCGTTACAAAAAACCGATATTTTCACCAGCGGTGCGATTGAAGTGCAAGATGAAGGCAGTCAACTGTTGACCCACTTGCTGGGTGCAAAACGCGGTGAAATGGTCGCCGATTTTTGTGCTGGCGCAGGTGGAAAAACACTGGCCATTGGTGCCATGATGCGCAACACAGGTCGCTTGTACGCTTTTGACACCGCTGCACACCGTTTGGCCAAACTCAAACCACGCTTGGCTCGCAGCGGCTTATCCAATGTGCAAGCAGTCGCCATTGACACCGAAACCGATGCCCGTGTGAAGCGTTTATACGGCAAGCTTGACCGTGTGTTCATCGATGCACCATGCAGCGGCTTGGGCACATTGCGTCGCAATCCAGATTTAAAATGGCGTCACGGTGTGGACAGCGTCACCCGTTTGTCGGGCATTCAAGCCAACATTTTAAACAGTGCAGCCAAACTGGTCAAAGTCGGCGGTACGGTGGTGTACGCCACGTGCAGCGTATTGCCAATTGAAAATCAAAATGTGGTCAATGCTTTTTTAGCTGAGAATCCAAACTACGCCTTGGTCGACGTCACTGAAGCACTGGCTGTGCAAAACATCACATTGCCTGAAGGCGCGGCACCTGCTGGCATGCTGCAACTGTTGCCCCATTTACATGGCACAGATGGCTTTTTCGCTGCCTGCATGAAACGGGTTTCTTGA
- the purN gene encoding phosphoribosylglycinamide formyltransferase, with translation MKNIVILISGGGSNMRALVQHVQKNNWEAQGIARVAAVISNKADAGGLAFAREQGIETRVINHRDFESRAAFDAQLQQIIDAFDPDVVFLAGFMRILTAELTTHYARRMFNIHPSILPNFKGLHTHAAALEAGVKIHGATVHGVTAELDHGPIVLQSAVPVLANDTEDTLGTRVLTTEHVIYPQVLDWWIKGQLEWDDAGITVHDVATQAHMSNFA, from the coding sequence ATGAAAAACATTGTCATTTTGATTTCAGGCGGCGGCAGCAACATGCGCGCTTTGGTTCAACATGTGCAAAAAAACAACTGGGAGGCGCAAGGCATTGCCCGCGTAGCGGCGGTCATCAGCAACAAGGCCGATGCAGGCGGCTTGGCATTTGCGCGCGAACAAGGCATTGAAACCCGAGTCATCAATCACCGCGATTTTGAAAGTCGCGCTGCATTTGATGCACAATTGCAACAGATCATTGATGCATTTGATCCTGATGTGGTTTTTTTAGCAGGCTTTATGCGCATTTTGACCGCAGAGTTGACGACACATTATGCGCGCCGCATGTTCAACATCCACCCTTCGATTTTACCGAACTTTAAAGGTTTACATACCCATGCGGCGGCCCTCGAAGCAGGTGTCAAAATCCATGGTGCAACGGTGCATGGGGTCACCGCAGAGCTTGACCATGGTCCGATTGTGCTGCAATCGGCAGTGCCCGTACTTGCCAATGACACAGAAGACACATTGGGCACGCGCGTATTGACAACAGAGCACGTGATTTACCCACAAGTGCTGGATTGGTGGATCAAAGGACAACTGGAATGGGACGATGCAGGCATCACAGTGCATGATGTTGCCACTCAAGCCCACATGAGCAACTTCGCTTAA
- a CDS encoding porin: MKKTLIALGLMSAFGAVHAESSVTLYGNINVAVTKKGSAGVTLKGQEYRYASHIGFTGKEDLGSGYAAIFKLEAELEPDTGSGVYGADKKQFGFNRHSYVGLVTPYGAFRFGRSTTPFVNMWIGGNFGEGRGIGEFTAGLAGTGLRTTQPEVGARWNNAMFYDVKKGGFAAGLAVTTKGSQSLVPTRLATLYAADGVTPLAPATSSVDNEGVSGTKPAYGAYARYEAKSGMWGYKVGAAYQVDNGSSYAASSNSKNAPAESKNAWLVGTGLSYGSATLSAAYAQSKIDNTDLSVAAGARLRTGKSKTLFVSLGYDVTPSDHVYASYGRYKRHNVYQFATGLVGEGDIAGSQYSVGYEHRLSKRTVIYANVRKVANITNSCSATVGTTPVPATSPYYRGCGVAIATVNSVLDTEKGWSYDLGISHKF, from the coding sequence ATGAAAAAAACCCTTATCGCCCTTGGGCTTATGAGCGCATTTGGTGCCGTACACGCAGAGTCAAGTGTCACTTTATATGGCAACATCAACGTCGCCGTAACGAAAAAAGGCAGTGCTGGTGTGACACTCAAAGGGCAAGAGTACCGTTATGCCAGTCACATTGGCTTTACAGGCAAAGAGGATTTGGGCAGTGGCTATGCCGCCATTTTTAAGTTAGAGGCTGAGCTGGAGCCCGATACAGGCTCGGGTGTATACGGTGCAGATAAAAAACAGTTTGGTTTTAACCGCCATTCGTATGTGGGCTTGGTGACGCCGTATGGTGCCTTTCGTTTTGGTCGTTCAACCACACCTTTTGTGAACATGTGGATTGGTGGTAATTTTGGTGAAGGCCGTGGTATCGGTGAATTCACTGCGGGTTTGGCGGGTACGGGCTTGCGCACCACGCAGCCTGAAGTGGGTGCGCGTTGGAACAATGCCATGTTCTATGATGTCAAAAAAGGTGGTTTTGCTGCAGGCTTGGCCGTGACCACCAAAGGCTCGCAGTCCCTCGTTCCGACTCGATTGGCGACTTTGTATGCAGCAGATGGTGTTACACCGCTTGCACCTGCAACATCGTCCGTTGATAATGAGGGTGTGTCAGGCACGAAACCTGCATATGGTGCTTATGCTCGCTATGAAGCCAAGTCAGGGATGTGGGGCTACAAAGTTGGTGCCGCTTATCAGGTTGACAACGGCAGCAGCTATGCCGCTTCTTCAAACAGCAAAAATGCGCCTGCTGAAAGTAAAAATGCATGGTTGGTGGGTACTGGTTTGAGCTACGGTTCCGCCACATTGAGTGCCGCTTATGCGCAGTCAAAAATTGATAACACGGACTTGTCTGTTGCTGCAGGTGCACGCTTACGCACTGGTAAGAGTAAAACCTTGTTTGTCAGCTTGGGCTATGATGTGACGCCAAGTGATCATGTGTATGCATCGTATGGTCGTTACAAACGTCATAATGTTTACCAGTTTGCGACAGGTTTGGTTGGCGAGGGTGATATTGCAGGGTCGCAATACAGCGTGGGTTACGAGCATCGTTTGAGCAAACGCACAGTCATTTATGCCAATGTCCGTAAAGTGGCAAACATCACCAATTCTTGTTCTGCAACAGTGGGAACAACGCCTGTTCCTGCAACATCACCTTACTACAGAGGATGTGGTGTAGCAATTGCCACAGTTAACTCTGTATTGGATACAGAAAAAGGTTGGTCATATGATCTTGGCATTTCTCATAAGTTTTAA
- a CDS encoding SemiSWEET transporter, giving the protein MNLTSTLSQLSPSTWIGYVAAVMTTLAFVPQAYMTWKTRSVESISLGMYTIFTVGVAMWLVYGMLTRDWPIIGANLITLMLAGFILGLKLYYSINFRKYLDYTGLL; this is encoded by the coding sequence ATGAACCTCACCAGCACCCTCAGCCAATTGTCGCCATCGACATGGATAGGTTATGTCGCTGCCGTCATGACCACACTGGCGTTTGTACCGCAAGCCTACATGACGTGGAAAACGCGCTCCGTTGAGTCGATTTCACTGGGGATGTACACCATTTTTACCGTGGGTGTGGCCATGTGGTTGGTTTATGGCATGCTGACACGGGACTGGCCCATCATTGGAGCCAACTTGATCACCTTGATGCTCGCAGGTTTCATCTTGGGCTTAAAGCTATATTACAGCATCAATTTTCGCAAGTACCTTGATTACACAGGGCTTTTGTGA
- a CDS encoding AtaL-like protein, with amino-acid sequence MLELTHTLPVNRVNHPELTLEQLWSGLMLRVIEPTLFTVGLDRADILTQTNEGCRRALHFGEHVVHDTVTLVKHHRIEFVTDPTDNAPSGRLLIEVEGEVGDALKLTFSYATEFPEASNDEERGLLEMIKSAYMAADEDTIRIIREHALMVRH; translated from the coding sequence ATGTTAGAACTGACACACACCCTGCCCGTCAACCGCGTGAATCACCCTGAGCTGACCCTTGAGCAGTTGTGGTCGGGTTTGATGTTGCGCGTTATTGAGCCCACCCTGTTTACAGTGGGTTTGGATCGAGCGGATATTTTGACGCAAACGAACGAGGGGTGTCGGCGCGCGTTGCATTTTGGCGAACATGTGGTGCATGACACGGTGACGCTGGTGAAGCACCACCGCATTGAGTTTGTTACTGATCCAACCGATAACGCGCCTTCGGGTCGATTGTTAATTGAGGTGGAGGGCGAGGTGGGGGATGCGTTGAAGCTGACGTTTTCATATGCGACCGAATTCCCTGAGGCGAGCAATGACGAGGAACGTGGTTTGTTGGAGATGATCAAGTCAGCGTATATGGCGGCGGATGAGGATACGATTCGCATCATTCGTGAGCATGCATTGATGGTTCGTCATTGA